TGCTcataaaaaattacactggCTCCTGAGTTTATTAACACGGaaattctgattttatttttgcttataACTCCAAAGCCACTTTCACTTCTACACCTCAGTCAAAAACAGtttaagaaaattatattttcactgtttcaTCTGTTTGACTATTTGACTCCAAATGTGCTTGATCTGTTTAAAGCTTAGATTTTATAAAACTTTTGGATGAAACTaacaaaaattttgtttaaaaaaaaaagtttttttttttattttttattaattttgtgccacgttaaaattaaaactaatttaaaaatctgtgaaattaaaaatacttagTCTCCACAATGTTTATCACCTTGTTGCAGCTCTCCAACATTCGCAAACACTCTGGAAGTCAGTTGAATTAAGTCAGTCCCACATTCATACTGCTTGAGtacattttactgccatctattggctttGTGGGAAAACATAGCGCAGGTCTGCCACACTTTGCTCTGCTACACCTTGGAAAATTTTAGACTTTTTGCctgaaattttgaaatgcaaGTAAAGTGAAGAAAGTATGCagttaaacataaataaactgggaaacGTTCTTCAAATGCATCTTCAAAGATGTGTACCTTAAGTGTTCCTAACATGAAGAACCAgtgaatttttatattttttaaaaacaaggtaCAAATACCACCTTGCTATGCTATTATAGACACAAAACCaggtttaaaggaaaaaaaaaaaaaataataggaaaGTGagcaggaatcgtcaatattctgagttttaggcagctactcgtatgatgaATATTGTGATTAACAtggtggaaattaaaaaaaactacttaagaatcagatgtctgcaactatgtctctctcctaatgtaatgcacaaattgtattttctatgatttgtacatcgctttggaaaaaaagcgtcttctaaaagAATAGACGTAAATTTAAGTATATTACACTCTTGTGGTTTTCTTTGTTGGGATATGTAACATTTCTGGTCAGTATATTTGGTCCCCTACTTACAAACTTAATTAGGACGAAGTTGGTTCGTAACTCAAAAAGTTCGCAAGTCAAGGGTAACACAGGAAGGGCCAGGGGCCTGTCATCAACTCTATTTGCAGCTTATGTAATATGAGGCAGCAAAAACTAGTGCTATTGGGCTAAGTGATTGTGCTTTGAGAATCACGTGTTTGCATCTATAATTCTTCAACTTGTGGAATTaacttttctttactctgagcTATATGTCCCtctagagaaaaacatcagctaaacaacTAAATGTAACTTCAATGTCAGCAACCTGAACAGGAGGGAGAGAAGAAGGAGTGGGGTTATCTGGGTTGTTCCTCTCTGCTGTTGCGCAGATTGCGGACGGCAGTGGGGGAGACGGCCCCTCCTTCTCGTGAGCCGAGACGCGTCTCCACATTCTGACTCCCCTGGCAGGGGAATTTATGACTTGGTGCAAATACAGGCCCAGAGCTAGAATGCAGTTTTCACGAGCAGCTCTGCGATCCCTTCTTTCACCCGCTCACATCACACCAAATTCATTAATGCCCCAGGAAGGcataatgaagaaatttaaaaaaaccaagtTGTAtgtgtaggggggtgcggcagCGCAGGGAGTTTGGGCTTTGcccgctttctggtgggtctggggttcgagtcccgcttggggtgccccgcagcggactggcgtcccgtcctgggtgtgtcccgtccccctccagccttgcgccctgtgtttccgtgTTACACTCCTgctcgccgcgatcccgctcgggacaagcggcttcagcaagtgtttgtgtgagtgagagagttgtatgttatttacctCGGGGCAGTTCAGTGCTTTGCTATCAAAACCAGCAGAGGTCCATCTACAACTTGTTCACCTCCACTACTTTGAAAAACTTAAGGCAGTGGTTACTGTTTGTGATCAACATCTGCCCGTACATCAGCTGACCCTTTAGTTTGCGATCTGAATTCACACGCTAGCTCTCCTTTCATGAAAAAATAAGTACGAAACGCATCTCAAAAATATTTGCGTTGGTTCTTCGTGTAAAATTTGTAAGTTGGGGTCCACGGGTAACGGAAAAGTATTGTGTGTCTTAGAGGCATATTTCCGATGGTGGGAAACACAGCATCTACAGCGTTGCGTATGCCCGGTCGAACAGGAACGCTCGTGCACGTACACGCACAAGCTGGCACACTCCTGCATGCATACTGGTGCAAACATGCATGCGCTTAGACATAGTATATGAGTGCATACTGCAATATGCACTCATATACTATGCATACACATTCatactcacattcacacacacaacacaacacaaacgCACTCCTGTTAGCATGAGGTTTCCTCTCGTGCCTTGGCAGGAGGACGGAGCTGCTTTACCTTTTTATCCTCAAGCAGCCGCAGCGTGTTGTTGCTCCTGCAAAGAAGGAAGCTGACGGTGTCGTGGTGGTTTCCCTCTGCCGCGTGCTGGAGAGGCGTACGGCCGTGCTGACACTCTAAGAGCACCGATGCCCCGCTTTCCACCAGGAATCGCACCATTTCCAGGCAGCCCGAATTGGCTGCGTAGTGCAGGGGGGTCCACCCGTTCTGAAGGAAAGAAAGTACAGAGGTAGGAGGGTGGGCTTGGGGAAGTGCTGCTTCCTGCCTATTACAAGTAACATCGGCTAAGCATAGTCGTATTTTATTTTAACGGAACACAAGACGAAAAGCCTCATAATCTTTCTGGGTGCATCAGAGCGCACAGCTTTGGCCGGCATCCCTAGGCGATCACCACATTcggtagacgcttttctccaaaagcaacttacaatacaTACTCTGTAGTATTCAGCTCACACCCTTTCATCCAAGGCGACTCATATTCACAGCTCTGCAGAATTCCAGAGTTTACGTCCTGGAACTACAGCAAAGCAAACGTGGCTGCATGCCAATGTTAGGCAGCACTGGGCAGGTGGTGGGAATAAGGTCCCCGTCTTGGCCCTCGCCGCTCCCACCTTGTCCGTGTGGTTGACCTCGGCCCCCTGGCCCAGCAGCATCCTGGCCGTGGCGATGTGTCCGCGGGCTGCTGCCCCGTGCAGACAGGTGCGCCCCTTCAGGTCGTTCAGGTGGAGGTACGAGCTGGACCTGCTGAGCAAGAGACCCAGAACGGCTATGTGGCCATTCTGAGCAGCCAGGTGGAGGGGGGTCGAGCCCTGAGAGGGAAAgactgtgtgtcacacacatgCTTTTCCCAGTGGTGCGGCACAGTGGCCAACAGGAGACCATAAAAGGAGGATTTAAATGTTGTATGTCAAgcattatgtttaaaaaatatacaaaaatccAGAGTTGCAGAGGTCATGTGTCTAGGCCAAGTCATGTTTATATATGGGAATATTTCATCTACTGCATAACAGCTGACTTCGAGTGTAAATGTGAGATGACAGTGACGGAACGTCTCCTTTTATCTCACTGTAAACTGCACGAGTCGGGCCGAGCTCTGTGTGAAACCGAGCATATGGGGAAGGCTCATGAAAATACCACAGCTTGGCCTTGTTTGTGCAGCGGAAGTAGTGGCGAGGCGTGCGAACGGCAACGTCCATTGAGCTGgcgtggtggggtggggtggggtggaccTGCCTCTTTATCCGTCTGCGCGTCAGCCTGAACATCGGGGTAGTTCAGCAGCAGCCTCACCAAGCCCTCGTGGCCCGATTGTGCTGCTAGGTGCAAAGGAGTATAACCAGCCTACGGGATGCAACACACATGCATAGAGACACAGATAGCCATGGATCAGCCCTCCTGCACATCCATGTGTATCGCCAAAAGACCATTTCTTTAAAAGGCTCTATTACTGCACATTGTGCATTACACTGGAGCATGTGCGGTGGAAACAGAGTCAAAGCTAGTGTGGAGAACACGTGTCACTGCTGTGCAAACGCCCATCCTGGATCTGCAGGTGACATCTTCTGTACCTCTGAGAGCAGCTGATGCCTAATTATGCTGTCCCTGAAGCTGCCAATAGGGGGCATGCTGCAAATGGTGGCAGGCACTTCGGTAAGGAGCTCGTGTGCAAAGTCCTCCTGCCCAAAAGAGGCAGCTATATGGAGGGCTGTCAGCCCTGTCTGtaaaagtgacacacacacacgagtatATGAGTAGAAGTCTGTATCATCTCAcaataaacaatttttcaaaTCAGAACCAAATCACATGGAATGCGTTtgtacaacagcaataatacCTTGGCACTGCTGATTTTGAAGGAGATGTGGCCCTTTAGAACTTCCAGGAGGTGTGTATGTCCGTTCTTAGCTGCTAAGTGAATCGCTGTCATTCCATCCTGGGGGTGGTGCAGAAACAGAAGTCATCACACAATTGCTGGAAATGACCTCACAGGCACGCATACGCTGACACACGAATGTTATGTCCATCCGTCATCgataaccatttgtccagtgcTAGTCACTGTGGATTGTTTAGGCTGCGCAACAGGGTACGCTCAAGACAGGGCACGAATCTAatacagggcaatcacacacaggCATATACccaaagggcagtttagagtcaccggtttcCCTGAGGAAAACCTCTCTGAGTTCTGGAGGGAAGCCCGTGCAAACATGGGGAGCGATATACAAACTCGGCACAGGCAGAGCCAGATTCATGCTCGTATTCGAACCCGCGgggcaggagctgtgaggcaccagcgccaCCCGCTCTGTGACCATGCCACCCACAAGTTACATGACCTGTCATACTATCCACTGGACAGCCAGGATCACCTGTAAGGTGGAAGATGCCCCAGCAGCCCACCCAACTGGTGCCTACCACTCACCAAATCCTCCTCCGTCGTGGAAGCACCCGCCTCCAGCAAAATCTTTACCACCTCCTTATGGCCGCCGGCAGCTGCTAAGTGCAACGGGGAGGAGCCCTTGGCCTGGAGGAGCGCAAAAGGGACAAAGGACAGCAAGGTTATTGGTGACCATACTGGCGGTACAGAGAAAGCAGAAGCGGCAGGATGCCGCAGAGCGGTGACCCTGCCGACGAGACGTTCCACACTACTGCATCTGATGTCATCACAGGGACAGCACAGTACACAGGCAACAGCCTCATGGCACATGTTTTCTGTTTGAGAGTGTGGTTAACTATTGTATTCATTAAACTGGCTCAGCaattagagggaaaaaaacagcagacagCTGTGCAAATAAACCAAACGGTCAGTCATTCGATGACAACTGCTGCTGAAACCTGATGAGAAAAATGCTTTTGTGGTCACACAATACTGGCCCACAATTCCATGGGTCCTGGCATTCCTTGCGCCCTGTCCAACATTAGGTCTCGCCCTCTACATAACTGTTTGCTTCCCCCCCCGTGTTCATGTACACAGCCCTCATTTATGAGAGCCTGCTCAGAGTCCCTTTCTCTGTACTATATCCTCCAAGGTTGACTAAGCAGTTAATTCaattcaaaaacaaatcaaaacctAGTTAATACTTAGAAAGTTTAAGAAGTCGACACTAACCTTCGACTGGTCTTTGATTGGCACCAAGCAGTGATTCATTCGCAGTAAACGCTGACTGCTTATTTGGTCATTTCAtgttcagaaccgcttgtcctatacggggtcgcggggaaccggagcctaacccggcaactcagggcgtaaggccggagggggaggggacacacccaggacgggacgccagtccgtcgcaaggcaccccaagcgggactcgaaccccagacccaccggagagcaggactgtggcccaacccactgtgccaccgcacccctcctgcTTATTTGGTATTAACGCCTAACCTTGTTAAGTTATGTTACGTTCATAATATGTTTTCATGGTATTTGAAATATGAATGTCTGAACTCAATCACTGTAAGAGCTGTGACATCCTGAGCCTGACCTTGCTGTGTGCTGACATCACTCCCCCTTTGCTGAACTTGAGCAGCTCCCTGATGACAGCCACGCTGCCCTTGGAGGCAGCAATGTGAGCACAAGTGGAACCCTCCACGTTGGCCAGGCTGGCCAGCTCTGGCCGGTGGTTCAGGAAGAGCTTCACCACCTCAGAGTGGTTGCTCTCTGCTGCAAGGTGCAGGGGACTCTGTCCATGCTGGATGCGAAcaggagaaagaaaagcagcacgAGTCATGTGAGTGAGGCTGTGTGCACGTTTTGCTCCGCGAGCATGCTGGGCAGATGGCCACGCACCATGTCACAAGCGTTGACGTCAGCATTCATGTTGAGTAAAGCGCTGCACACGTCCAGCTCTCCGTAGAGAGCAGCCAGATGTAAGGGTGTCTGTTTCTTctggagagagaaagacaaagtggCTGTGACAATGATGCCTCTGCCACCAGTGGCAGCGACTGATCAAAAGgtcaaaggcaaaaaaaaaataaataaaaagaccacTACAGGACACTGAAAGATCGCCAAAAGGTTTCAGTCATGAGAAGTAGCACAACCTGACATGAAGGgtgctgcagtgcagtgctTAGTCCCTTGCCAATGATATTAACTCCTTCATTATTTAGCTCTAATTTCGTGACTGACTAGCAGAACATCACTCAGTCGACAGCAGATTAAACGTGGAGAACAAGAGTATCTTTGCTGTGCTGTGCCAGGAAAAGGATCTCACCAGGGTAAGCGCATCAATGCTGGCCAGGTGCGTATTCACCAGCAGCATCACCAGGCAGGTAGAGCCGCTCTGGGCACCTAGGTGTAGTGGTGTCATACCCAGCTTGGTCTTGGCATTAACAAAGGCTTTGTTGGACAGCAGGATGTCTGCAATCTCCTCGTACCCATGTTCTGCAGCCAGGTGCAGGGCAGCCTTGCCTTGCTAGAGGAGTAAGGACACCATTCCTCATGAACAAAAAGTGAACCTGAAAGCAGGACTGAATGAACAGAAGTCACTTAAGGCACACAGAATGTTTCAAAACAGCCCCAGAGGAGGCATCTGTATACGTGAACACGAAGGCCCGCTAACTTCGGAGGATATCTGACCTCATCAAAGATGTCCACCCTGGCATGGTTCTGTAGCAGGACCTTCACAACCTCTGTGTGGCCTCCCTCAGCAGCCAGCAGCAGGGGTGACCGGCCATTCTGTCAAGACGCAGCAGGAAGCAGTCAGTCTTCGCTGCTGGACAGGGCACGGCACAGCCCCGCATTTCTTTTCCACGCTCTTAATAACCCGACTGCATCTCAAGCACTGGTGGGAACACGGCTTGTGCGCACGGATCCATGATTTGGtaccttggcatgcttgttgacAACCAGGGACAGACTATTGTCCTCGACATTGCTCAGGATCGCCTGCAGAACATCACTGTTTCCCACCCTGGCGCAGTAGTGCAAAGGGGTCTCCCCTGCCTGTGGATGGAGGGAAAGAGAcaggacagacagaaagacacaaacaGCGTTTACGCACAGCCCTGTTGCCAGAGGGCCACTATAGGGCACTTGCGCAAAGCCAAACCTGGCTCCATCGCTGTACCTCTTTGGTGGCTGCAGCGGCATCGGCATCATATTCCATGAGAGCCGTGATGATGTCGATGCGCTCTCCTTCGCTGTGGGCCATCTCCTTCTTCAGCGCTGCGGCCAGGTGCAAGGGTGTCTCCCCTGCCTGCAGCCAAACgtcaagaaaaaacaaacagtgagcCCTCCATTGTCTCCAAAGGGGTAGGTTTTCCTGACATTTtcacctttctttccttttccttttcctcagAAATCAGCGTGCTGGTTTTAACATCAAGGATACCGGTCAGTACGTGAAAaaaagttctcggttctgggtccgttgtggtggaacgaccttcccctgtcactcagaactgccgaaactctgtctactctcaagaagggtctgaaaactcaccttttccagatccacttcacccaagatctctccagctcatttacggtgcaACTGTTCACGCGTCGTAATTCCacaagcatccccagatacagtctttattcagccactactctggcattgtacttgcttctttgtgtatcttataatacttaaaaaaaaaaaaaaaaaaattggtgggagggtatcgggatttgtctatcctgtgttttatgcacctactcgaacgataaacctcggtgcagcaagtggtgggtaacaaactaggtttgcttgagactttgtctgcagctttgtctccttctctcaatgtaatgcataaatcgtacttctgctgagatgtatgtcgctttggacaaaagcatctgctaaatgaataaatgtaaatgtaaaaagtggtTTTCAAACAACTACCACAAAACTTTGGCCTAGCCTTAGCTTTCACTGACTGCCTGTGATGGCGATGGCAGCCCTCTACCACACAGAGGCGCACAAATTTTACATGGAGAAGATGTGCAGCTAAGGAAGACAAAGCACTCCACAGCAAATCTATTGCTTGGTTTAGCTAACAATTATAGCGTAAAAGTCATAAAGACTATGGAGGATAGTTTATTCTTGAGGGTTTCTTGGTGGAGACTTACATGGTTCTCCTGGCAGACACATCGCTGTGCCTCGCTGTAGCTCCTTTCATTAGCCAGGTAGGTGAGGATCTCCCTCACAATGTGAGCACGGCAATGGCGCGCTGCGATGTGCAGCGGGTTCTCCCCAGCCTGAAAGTCAAAAGAAAATGGGTGTACCAGTGTTGCTCCTTATTTTGTCTACAGGTGGTTGGATTAACTCGACAGCAATGTCAGGAGCTTCTTCCTACCTTAGATTGCCAGGTGACATCTCCACCTTCCTCTATGAGGGCCTTCAACGTCTGCAGGTTGCCATGCCGGGCGGCTACGTGCACGGCCGTCTCCCCGTTCTGGACAGAGGGAGGAGCTCGGGGTCAGAGCAAATTCATCCATGTTAAGTGCCATTGAGTTAACGTTGACTCTAGGTGATCGCATAAATAATGCCAGACCAAGTTCATACAATCAAATGAACGTAAGAGCTGTACCTAGTCAGTTTTAATGAAACTTAGGACATGTTAAAGTCTGCCACAGCTATTATATTGACTATTTTGCCtcttattataaaataaaataaatgcaaatgagagaAACCTTCGACCAGGCTAGTTATTAGAAGGCTGTGGCCAAAACCACTTCATTCTGCAAATATCTGACCCTGAATAACGTTGAAGTCAGTGTGCAGCTTAGTCATGAGACATTGCGATCCAATCCAGATGAGCCCTGACCTCCTGCTCTGCGTTGACGTCTGCCCCGCTTTTGAGCAGCATCTCTGCCACATTTTTGCCTTCCTTCACCTGGGCAGCAATGTGCAGTGGGGTCTCCTTGGCCTTTCCACAGCGGAAGACAAAGCACATTTCAGAACCTGTTTGTGTGCAACTCTGAGAAACCCTTGATGGAGAGAAAGGAGCAGGACAAcgaaaacatctgaaaacatttacGATGGATTCATCACGTGACACATTCACCAGACACACTTTACTCTGTGGAGACCAGGACCGGGACTGGTCTTGCGTGGTACCTTGCCCCCTTTGCACTGCACTTGGGCCCCAAAGCCCAGCAGGGTCTCCACCACCAGTGGCTTGCAGGCCTGCACGGCCAGGTGGAGCGCCGTGTAGCCGTCCTTGGTGATCGTATCCACTTGTGCCCCTTTGAGGAGCAGAGCCTTCACTACACCCGCGTGTCCGGACCTTGCAGCTGCGTGGAGGCACACTGCTCCTGACTGAGGAGGACTTGCAGTCAGATACATCTTTGCCTGGGGCACTTCAACCATTGCATGAGGCCAAGAATGGCCACCGTTACTAAAGGCCATGTGCAAAATTTGTTTGTCACTAAAATAATACATTCTGAATAAAgtgacatttcatttaatgCATCATTCAGAGATAAAGACAGACTGTAAAGGCTAAAGATTAATTGGTCTAAAGAACTGTTTGGCCCCTATCAAGTGTACACGCAACCATATAACCTATACAGTCCATCTTTGGAACAGGGGACTCTATGGTGGAAAGTATCCATTGCCCCAAAAATCTGTTGTTCCCAACATTTTGCATACtataaatatactatatatacacatgcagtatatatacacacatgcatagactgtacacacacagacagttttattatatgaaaatatgaatatatgcacatatgtatgtatattccTGGGGGGAAAACCAAAGAAGgtcaaattaaaaacacttaaattttaatgtttaaaaaggaCAACGAGCGCTACGTAACAAGCGAGCACAACCTGCTTTGCTAACTTTTAGAGGAGGCACCGACCTTGCGCTACGCTCGGATtgttatgcaaatgtttgtgccCACGTACACAGAAGTACACGCAtatgtatttaaacattttttattgcttttaatgcctattttgtgtgttttattgctttaattGCACAACACAAAAAGTGCTGTCGTGCAAACTGAGGGTCACCTTGTTGGGCATGTACAGAGGGACCCCCTTCTTCAGAAAAGCCAGCGCTGTATCCGGGTGTCCACTCTGAGAAGCAACGTGCATCAATGTGCTTCCGTCCTTGCAGGGAGAGACGAGGCAGACAAACTCTTGGTTATTGCTAGGAAACCGTGACATGTCCCACGCTGCAGAGTGGATTAGCTCTGGAGTAAATACAAAAACGGCAGATGCAGGAGCACAGGCCTTATACAGCTTTTTTGGTTATTTCCATTCTCCTTATGATGCGTCACGTTTATGTGATGATGTCATGCAAGCTGGACCGTGtaggacatacagtatgtggagCGAGGGCTCTCTGAAGTTTAGCACCTTAGTTCGGGCCAACACGCTGGACCTGAACCTTTCTGTCAGGATCTCAACCAGATTTGTAAAACCTCGTTCAGCAACAATGTGTAGAGGGGTGCGGTCTTTCTGCAGAGGAAATAACAGAAATGAGCAGCTGGGTGGGACATGGAGATCAATCCACTTACAGGCATCAATCTACCCACCTTGTCCATGATGTTGGGGTTGGCCCTGCAATAGCAGAGGTACTTCAGCAGGGGCTCATCCCCTAACCCTGCAGCTATGTGTAAAGGGGTCTGTCCTTTGTCCTGCGGGTAGGCCACATGTCATAATTAACAGACATACAGGTCACTTGTCATAGTTCTATGGTGGAAAAAACCTTCTCCCAGAGTGGCCATTGCTCATGTTTCATCTCACCCACAGTCCACAGTACTCTGGAACAGAGTGGAGAATCATAGAGTGGACACTTACGTTCTGCATGTCAACGTTGGCACCGTGTTCTGCCAGGACCTTGACCATTTCTACATCTCTTCTCCGGCAGCTGATGTGAAGGGCGCTGTCTCCATTCTCCTGGAGTCAAACCCCACAGAGCAGTAGGAATGGTGGACTTGTGTCAGGTTTAAAATGAGCTTGAAAATACTCAATTTTTCTACTTCATGAGGACAGTTAACACCATAGTTATTAGATCGTTAGATTTGACCATTATTTTGTATCTGAGTTGTAACGTGGACTAATTTTCGCTGACTCTTCGGGGTACATTTCTGATCGTTCCTATAACTCCTCCCACAGAGCAGGTTTCaaaattttactgaataatGTTTAATGTGTTATGATAAATAAGCTTTATTTACTTATAATTATGGCTTATTATGTCATTCACATAATTATGTGGGCTTAATAAGTATCTTTTGATACTGCTACACGTAGTCCAGACTTTGCACAATGGCCTAGAACATGACTGACAAACAGCCAAAAATTATTGCAGTTGCTGACATCTGGGAAATATTTATGGAAAACAAGAACTGATTAGGAGGAAAGTTAGATTAAGGAAgttttgttcttcatttttggTCTCTAATGTCTTCAGTACCTTTAATTGATATCTATGAGCAGTTGC
This genomic interval from Scleropages formosus chromosome 23, fSclFor1.1, whole genome shotgun sequence contains the following:
- the trpn1 gene encoding transient receptor potential cation channel, subfamily N, member 1 isoform X3 is translated as MALGDGRTALHVAAAHSKEDIVKLLVKKVDPNIQGGEKNQLPLHYAASQATGAINVVQTLLKCSKKEARLVQDKDGYLPLFLAIEAGNMGTVKELLGALTEAQLTARRKENGDSALHISCRRRDVEMVKVLAEHGANVDMQNDKGQTPLHIAAGLGDEPLLKYLCYCRANPNIMDKKDRTPLHIVAERGFTNLVEILTERFRSSVLARTKDGSTLMHVASQSGHPDTALAFLKKGVPLYMPNKSGAVCLHAAARSGHAGVVKALLLKGAQVDTITKDGYTALHLAVQACKPLVVETLLGFGAQVQCKGGKAKETPLHIAAQVKEGKNVAEMLLKSGADVNAEQENGETAVHVAARHGNLQTLKALIEEGGDVTWQSKAGENPLHIAARHCRAHIVREILTYLANERSYSEAQRCVCQENHAGETPLHLAAALKKEMAHSEGERIDIITALMEYDADAAAATKEAGETPLHYCARVGNSDVLQAILSNVEDNSLSLVVNKHAKNGRSPLLLAAEGGHTEVVKVLLQNHARVDIFDEQGKAALHLAAEHGYEEIADILLSNKAFVNAKTKLGMTPLHLGAQSGSTCLVMLLVNTHLASIDALTLKKQTPLHLAALYGELDVCSALLNMNADVNACDMHGQSPLHLAAESNHSEVVKLFLNHRPELASLANVEGSTCAHIAASKGSVAVIRELLKFSKGGVMSAHSKAKGSSPLHLAAAGGHKEVVKILLEAGASTTEEDLDGMTAIHLAAKNGHTHLLEVLKGHISFKISSAKTGLTALHIAASFGQEDFAHELLTEVPATICSMPPIGSFRDSIIRHQLLSEAGYTPLHLAAQSGHEGLVRLLLNYPDVQADAQTDKEGSTPLHLAAQNGHIAVLGLLLSRSSSYLHLNDLKGRTCLHGAAARGHIATARMLLGQGAEVNHTDKNGWTPLHYAANSGCLEMVRFLVESGASVLLECQHGRTPLQHAAEGNHHDTVSFLLCRSNNTLRLLEDKKFIFDLMVCGKLNNNIVIQEFVLHSAAPLDTAVKLSRALDQAALREKERSVDLLDTARHCEAIATELLTVASESTSTDTILRAVDHRGATVLDCLIECQKKAVVAHPAVQEYLTEVWHGGLRWASWKIVLLFLGLLFCPPLWLILSLPFRHKFNAIPIIKFMNYLVSHIILLFLFILTIVYPPSNTNCLNHLLPNWSEWLLLLWLCGMLVTELTQPGLQAVLPCVRLLVLAFSGVAFICHLVAFGFQDTDRFHCLFARNIFLAMAMTLSFVQLLEFLTFHHLFGPWAIIIKDLMKDVVRFAVILVLFHTAFTMNLSAIYQPFHTAVNTTECHRGNGTNMRPLNISYNLFFALFGLTGLDSMPSLSHSSKFADIITHIVFGIYLVVTIIVLINLLIAMMSDTYQRIQAQSDTEWKFGRAVLIRDMNVKSGTPSPFNLFTSLFFFIKVHCKRGGKICSSQARDPMTEEDMEGLSDVSTLDIVARASTGWLRSSKRTGILPEGGFMESCHQDELIRVEQVTDWKVVALRYLTLRGETDESLLTKENCGPLSA